The sequence GCCTGTGGGCGCCGGCCACCGCAGCAGACAAAGCAGGAGCGCGGCATGAAGCTTGAAATGCGTCCCCAGCCGTCGTCGTTCTGGAGCTATGCCTCGCCGATTCTGGCGCTCTTGATCACCGTGGCCATCGGCATCGGCCTCTTCATGGCGCTGGGCAAGGACCCGGTCAAGGGCCTGCAGGTGTTTTTCTGGGAGCCGGTCAGGTCGCCGTATGCGCTGGGCGAGCTGCTGGTCAAGGCCACGCCGCTCTTGATCATTGCGCTCGGGCTGGCGGTGTGCTTTCGCTCGAACGTCTGGAACATCGGCGCCGAAGGGCAGTTCGTGATGGGCGCGCTGGCCGCCGGCGGCATCGCGCTGCTGGCCGACAAGACCACCGGGCCGTGGATCATCCCGGCCATTCTGGCGGCGGGCGTGCTGGGCGGCATGGCCTGGGCGGGCATCACCGCCTTCCTGCGCGACCGCTTCAACGCGAATGAAATCCTGGTCAGCCTGATGCTGGTCTATGTGGCCGAGCTGATCCTCAACTACATGGTGTTCGGCCCCTGGAAAGACCCGGCGGGCTACAACTTTCCGCAGACCAGGACCTTCGAGGCCGTGACGCAGATTCCCCGGCTGATGCAGGGCTCGCGCGTGACGGTGGGCATCTTGCTGGCGCTGGCCGGCGTGGCCGCGCTGTGGCTCTACCTGTACCGCACCTATGCCGGCTTTGCGCAGGAGGTCAGCGGCCAGGCGCCGGCCGCCGCGCGCTACGCAGGCTTTTCATCGCGCCGCGCGCTGTGGGTGGCGCTCTTGATCTCGGGCGGCGCGGCCGGGCTGGCCGGTGCGCTGGAGGTGGCCGGGCCGATTGGCCAGCTCACGCCCTATGTGCCGGCGGGCTACGGCTTTGCCGCCATCATCGTGGCCTTTGTCGGGCGGCTGCATCCGGTCGGCGTGGTGTTCTCGGCCATCTTGATGAGCATGTTCTACATTGGCGGCGAGCTGGCGCAGTCGCGCCTGGGCCTGCCCAAGTCGATCACCGGCGTGTTCCAGGGCCTGCTGCTGTTCAACCTGCTGGCCTGCGACACCTTGATTGCCTACCGGCTGCAGCTCTTCAAACCGCTTCCCGTTTCCGCCCAAGGAGGCCGCTGATGGATTCCACCGCCTTGCTGCTGGCCGCCACGCTGAGCGCCGGCACCGTGCTGGCGATTGCCTCGCTGGGCCTCCTGATCAATGAAAAAGCCGGCATCGTCAACCTAGGCGCCGAGGGCATGATGCTGTGCGCGGCCATCGCCGGCTTTGCCACCGTGATCCACACCGGCAACACCTGGCTGGGCTTTGCCGCCGGCATGGCGGCCGGCGCCTTCCTGGCCGCCATCTTTGGCGGGCTGGTGATCTGGCTCAACACCAACCAGTACGCCACCGGACTGGCGCTGACGCTGTTCGGCACCGGCTTTTCGGCCTTTGCCGGCATCAAATATGTACAGGAAAAGCTGCCCGAGCAGACGCAGTACCCGATTCCGTACCTGGCCGACATTCCGTTCTTCGGCCCGGCGCTGTTTCGCCAGCATCCGATGGTCTATGTCGCCATGGCGCTGACGGGCGGGCTGATCTGGTTTTTGTACCGCACCCGCGCCGGGCTGGTGCTGCGCTCGGTCGGTGAAAGCCCCGAGTCGGCGCATGCGCTGGGCTACCCGGTGCGGCGCATCCGCCTGGCCGCCGTGATGGCCGGCGGCGCGCTGTGCGGGCTGGCGGGCGCCTATGTGTCGCTGGTCTACACGCCGCTGTGGGTCGAGGGCATGATTGCCGGCAAGGGCTGGATCGCGCTGGCGCTGACGACCTTTGCCACCTGGCGTCCGGCCCGGGTTCTGCTGGGAGCCTATCTGTTTGGCGGCGTGACCATGCTGCAGTTTCATCTGCAGGGGCTGGGCGTGAATGTTCCGAGCCAGCTTTTGTCCATGCTGCCCTACCTGGCGACCATCGTGGTGCTGGTGCTGATTTCGCGCAATCCGCTGTGGATTCGCGTCAACATGCCAAGCTCCATCGGCAAGCCGTTTTACCCCGGTGCCTGATTTGCCAGCCGCATAATGACTGGCTGTTTCCAGGCGCCACCGGCCTCTATTTTTTTGACCCTTGATTGAAAGCGACATCACATGACAGACCTGCAAAAACGCTCCCTGCTCAAGCTCGCGGCCCTTTCGGCGGTGGCTGCTGCGGCCCTGATGGGTTGCGGCAAGAAAGAGGAGGCCGCGCCCGCGCCTGCGCCCGCACCGGCCGCCGCCGCTCCGGCCAAGGCCGAACCCTTGAAAGTCGCCTTTGCCTATGTCGGCCCGGTCGGCGACGGCGGCTGGACCTATGCCCATGACAACGGCCGCAAGGCGGTCGAAAAAGAGTTCGGTGACAAGGTCGTCACCAGCTTTGTCGAAAAAGTCCCCGAGTCGGCCGATGCCGAGCGCGTGATCCGCGACATGGCGGGGCAGGGCAACCAGCTGATCTTCGGCACCACCTTCGGCTACATGGAGCCCATGCTCAAGGTCGCCAATGACTTGAAAGATGTCAAGTTCGAGCATGCCACCGGCTACAAGACCGCCGCCAACATGCGCACCTACGACAGCCGCACCTACGAAGGCGCCTACATGGCCGGCGTGGTGGCGGGCAAGATGAGCAAGACCGGCACGCTGGGCGTGGTCGGCTCGGTGCCGATTCCCGAGGTGGTGCGCAACATCAACAGCTTCACGCTGGGCGCGCAGTCGGTCAACCCGGCGATCAAGACCAAGGTGGTCTGGGTCAACGAGTGGTTCAATCCACCAAAAGAAACCGAAGCCGCCACCGCGCTGATCAACGGCGGCGCCGACGTGCTGTTCCAGAACACCGACTCGTCGGCCGTGCTGCAGACTGCCGAGAAAATGGGCAAGCGCGCCTTCGGCTGGGATTCGGACATGACTGCCTACGGCCCCAAGGCCCACCTGGCTTCGGCCGTGATCAACTGGGGTCCGTACTACATCAAGGCCGTGGGCGACGCGCTGCAAGGCAAGTGGGCCGGTGGCACAAGCGCCTGGTGGGGTGTGAAGGAAGGTGCGATTGACCTGGTGTCCATCGCCGCCGACGTGCCCGACGACACCAAAAAGCGCATCGACGAAGTCAAGGCCGGCCTGAAGGATGGCAGCTTTTCGATCTGGAAAGGCCCGATCATGGACAACACCGGCAAGGAGTTGCTGGCCAAGGATGTGGTCGCCGACGACAAGTTCCTGGGCGGCCTGAAGACCTACGTCAAGGGCGTCGAAGGCAAGGTTCCGGGTAACTGAAGATAATGACGCGATGCTCCGCGCCCTAGGGCCGGAGCGCTCGCATTGTCAGTTTTGAGCTGCCTTCGGGCAGCTTTTCTTTTTCAGGATATTGAAATGAACCTTGTCAAACCCGTTGCCGCCGACCGCCTGCCCGCGCTGCTCAGGCTCATGCCCAAGGCCGAGCTGCACATCCACATCGAAGGCTCGCTGGAGCCCGAGCTGATCTTTGCGCTGGCCCGGCGCAACGGCGTGGCGCTGCCCTATGCCAGCGTGGACGCGCTGCGCAGCGCCTATGCCTTCACCAACCTGCAGAGCTTCCTGGACATCTACTACGCGGGCGCCAGCGTGTTGCTGACGGAACAGGATTTCTACGACATGGCGCGTGCCTACCTGCTGAAAGCGGCGCAGGACAACGTGATCCACACCGAGCTGTTTTTCGACCCGCAGACGCACACCGCGCGCGGCGTACCCATGGAAACCGTGATCAACGGCCTGCACCGCGCCTGCGTCGATGCCCAGGCCGAGATGGGCGTGAGCGCTTCCCTGATCCTGTGCTTCCTGCGCCATCTGAGTGAAGAGGATGCCTTTGAAACGCTGGAGCAGGCGCTGCCTTTCCAGGACAAGTTCATCGGCATCGGGCTCGATTCCGGCGAGGTTGGCAATCCGCCCGAAAAGTTCGCCCGCGTGTTTGCCCGCTGCCGCGAACTGGGTTTCCATCTGGTCGCGCATGCCGGCGAGGAAGGGCCGCCGGCCTATGTCTGGACCGCGCTGGACGTGCTCAAGGTCGAGCGCATCGACCACGGCGTGCAGTCCAGCCGTGACGCCTTGCTGATGCAGCGGCTGGCCCAAGACCGCATCGCGCTGACCGTGTGCCCGCTGTCCAACCTCAAGCTGTGCGTGTTCCCCGATCTGGCCAGCCACAACCTGCGGCAATTGCTCGATGCCGGGCTGGCGGCCACCGTCAACTCGGATGACCCGGCTTACTTCGGCGGCTACATGAACGAAAACTTCACCCAGACCTTTGCCGCCGGCCCGTTCAATGCCGAACACGCCTACCGGCTGGCGCGCAACAGTTTCGAGGCCAGCTTCATCGACGAGGCGGCCAAGGCGCGCCATATTGGCCGGCTTGACGAGACCTTCGCGACGTTTCAATAGACGCTGGCATAGAAAAGAAAAACACCTTCATGGCGCTGATCGAAAAACAGGCAACCCGACCTACCGCATCCACTCCGTCGGGCGCCTGGCCCATCGCACTGGCCGGGCTGGTGGCGCTGGCCGTGGCCATGGGCATAGGCCGGTTTGCCTTCACGCCCATCCTGCCCATGATGCTCAGCGACGGTGTGGTCGATCTGCCGGGCGCCAGCTGGCTGGCCAGTGCCAACTACCTGGGCTACATGCTGGGCGCCATTTTTTGCACGCTGCAGCCGTGGATCTGGGCGCGTCTGCGCTGGCTGCCCTTGCTGGCCTATGCGTCGCTGGTGCGTGCCGGGCTGCTGGCCACCGGCGCGCTGACGCTGGCCATGGCGTGGCAGTTGCCGGCCGCCTGGCCGGTGCTGCGCCTTGCCGCCGGCATCACCAGCGCGGTGGTGTTTGTCTATACCTCGGGCTGGTGCCTTGCCCGCCTGTCGCGGCTGGGCGTGCCGGCCATGGGCGGCGTCATTTACGCCGGTCCGGGCGCGGGCATTGTCGTCAGCGGCCTGCTGGCCAGCGGCATGGTGTCCCTGCACTGGACGGCGGCCACCGGCTGGCTGATTTTTGGCGTGCTGGCGTTCGGGCTGTCGGCCACGGTCTGGCAGGTTTTTGACGGCGGAAATGAACGCCTGGCCCCGCGTGCCCTGCATGCGCCAGGGGTGCCCGGCTCGGAGTCCGTTCGCCACGGCGTGGCTGAAGTCACCGTTTTCAGCTTGGCCTATGGCCTGGCCGGCTTCGGCTACATCATCAGCGCCACCTTTTTGCCGGTGATTGCCCGCGCCGCGCTGCCCGGTTCGGCGTGGCTGGACCTGTTCTGGCCGCTTTTCGGCCTGGGCGTCACCCTGGGTGCGCTGCTGGCCACCCGCCTGCCGCCCGGAAAAGACTTCCGGGGCCTGCTGGCGGGCTGCTATGTCCTGCAGGCGGCCGGCATCGCGGCCAGCCTCTGGAGCCCCAGCCTGGCCGGCTTTGCCATCGGCAGCCTGCTGCTGGGCCTGCCGTTCACCGCCATCACCTTTTTTGCGATGCAGGAGGCGCGGCGCCTGCGTCCGGCCAGCGCCGCCAGCTTCATGGGGCTGTTGTCCGCGACCTATGGCGTGGGGCAGATTCTCGGCCCGCCGCTGGTGGCGCTGCTGCTCAGGCATGCCGCGAGCACCGGCGAGGGGTTCACCCTGTCGCTGGAAATCGCGGCCGGCACCTTGCTGGCCGGTGCGCTGCTGTTCGGCTGGATGGCCAGGGCTTACCCGGTGCAGCGGCGAGGCGAAGCCCCCGCACGGGCTTGAGCGCAGGGCCGGGTCGCGCATGCACCCCCGCTTCGGACTCCTGCCCTTTTTGGCTCAGTCTGCTGATTGACAAGGCAAAAACTCCGGCCTATAAAAGTTATGCACTCGCTACCGAAGGAGAATGCCATGAAAGCTTCAAAATCAGGTTTGGCTTCGATCTCTGCCGCTGTCGCGGCCTGTGTTGCCCTGGTGGCAACCCCGGTCAGCGCGGAGACGGACGTGTCGGGATCGGACCATGCCTTCAATGAAATGATCGGGATGATGGCCGGCCGGGATACCGGCTCCGGATGGCTCGACTACTACGTCGAGGAACTCAACCAGCAAATTGCCTTTCAAGAAAGCATGCAGCCCTATGGCGCAGCCGGCCCGAACGGTCCGCTTGACGGGTTTAACGGCTATGTTGCGGGCTTTCGGATGCCAGACACGGGTTCGACGTGGTTCAACAATTACGTCGATGCAGTCAACTCTGTCATTAAACAGAAACAGCAATGGATGCCCCCCGGCCCCTAGTCAGAGTTTTAGGGGCACGGCTCGACGGTTGTTAATCTCCCGCAGGTCCATTCATGGATGTGCGGGGTGCGAGCGGGATGGCAGCCAATTTTTCCCCGCGTGACTCGCCGCCGTCAGCCAGCCCAAACAGTTCGAGCACCTGGTCAGCCAGCGTCTTGTCCAGGCTTGCCGCTTGCCAGTCCGCCATGTATTGCGCAAATGGCTTGCTGGCGCTGGTCTTCGTGGGGTTCAGGTAAGTAATCGACTGCCACAGTTCGGGATGCGCCTCGAACAATGGCAGCAGATTTGCGGCCACAAGCTCGTTTTTTTCGCGCAGGTAGGGGTTGTCGCTTAAGGCGGACTGGTTCTGCGCATACCAGTCACGCAGTGATTGGCCTGCAGGCAGATGGCGGTGCGATTCACTCATCAGACGGAGGGCGTAGGCCGAAAACAGGGGTGCGTAACCCGTCCAGTTCCGCGTCGGGGGATTCGTCTCCCAGACGACCGCGAGCCGCCGCAGGGTAAAGAGTGAAGCGGTTTCGCACAGCGCCTCTTCAAACCACTGATTGCTTTCGTCCACTTTTCCGTCACCGATGGTTTCCTTGTGGTCGAAATTTGACAGCACATGGCACAGCTCATGGGAAAACTGAAAGACGTACTGGAACCAGCGCTCGTCCCTGGCGGTCAGCTGGATGACGTATTGCCCTTCCACGCCACGCTCATAAAGCACCTTGGGCGACCCGCGACGGGGAATCACGCGGATGCTGAGGGCGCCACTGGACGTCCCGGCGTGGGTCAGGAGTTCGGCCGCGACCGAGTCGAGCACCCGTTTGATATCCCGAACATCCGCGTTTCCCCAATCCCCCGGGGCGACATCGATAGTGATCGCCTGCTTTTTCGAAACCTGATCCTTGCGCAATGTTCCAAGCGGATCCATGGCGTCAAACTTGGTCGCGGCTCCGGCATGCATCGACACTGAAGCCGAGAGCATGAAAAGCGCGAGCCTGCAGGCCCGCACAACCCAACTTAAAGCATTCATGATGCAACCCCCGCATGATTCTCAAGGCCGCCGGGAAGCAGCGCCATCCCGCGACCTCCAGTGGGGGGCCGCCAGAACGAATCGGCTGGATTAGCCGACACCTTCCCGTACCTTCTTAAAGTCTAGCCTGTCTCCCCTGTTGCCACAAGGGCGCTTCCAGGATGCCGACGCCAGCCATTGCGGTTATTCCCGCTGACGCCGCACTGAAGCATCAATGAACCTCGATTGCGCCGGCCCGGTTCCGGGCATGGGCCGGGTGCATGGCCCGCTCCCTTAAAATACCTTCATCAGCGTGCTGTCCCGGTGCGCTGGTGTTTTTATTTCGGGGCCATGTAGAGGACTACCATGTATAAAAACCTCGCTGCCACGCTCGTGGCCGCCTGTTTTATTTCTCCCGCTTTTCCCCAATCGCCGCCGCTGAAAATCGGCTTCGTCTATGTCGCGCCCGTCACCGACGCCGGCTGGGTGCACCAGCATGACGAAGGCCGCAAGGCGGTCGAGGCGGCGCTGGGTGGCCAGGTCAAGACCACCTATGTCGAAAACGTGGCCGAAGGCGCCGACGCCGAACGCGTGATCCGCGACCTCGCCAGCCAGGGGAACCAGCTGATTTTTACCCCCAGCTTCGGCTACATGGAGCCCACGCTCAAGGTGGCCAGGGACTTTCCCGGCGTGAAGTTCGAATCCATCACCGGCTACAAGACCGCGCCCAACGTGGCGGTGGCCAATGCGCGTTATTACGAAGGCCGTTACCTGGCCGGCATTGCCGCCGGCCGGCTGAGCGGAAATGCCGGTTATGTGGCGGGTTTTCCGATTCCCGAGGTGATCCAGGGCATCAACGCCTTCACGCTGGGCATGCGCTCGGTCAACCCGACGGCCACCGTCAAGGTCGTCTGGCTCGGCGCCTGGTTCGACCCGCCGCGCGAGCGCGAAGCGGCCATGACGCTGTTCAACCAGGGCGTTGACATCATGGCGTTTCATACCGGCTCGGATGCCGTGATGCGCGCCGCCCAGGAGCGCGGCAAGCTGGCGGTGGCCTACCATTCCGACATGCGCAAGGTGGCGCCCGATGCGCAGGTGCTGGCCATCACGCACCAGTGGGGCAGTTATTACACCAACCGCGCGAAAGCTGTGCTGGCCGGCAACTGGAAGAGCGGCGCGCTCTGGGGCGGGGTGAAGGAAGGCATGATTCGCGTTGACAGCTTTGGCCCCAAGGTGCCGAAACCCGTCGCCGACGAAGTTCTAGCGCGCCAGCGCGACATTGCCGCCGGCAGGCTGCATCCGTTCAAGGCGCGCACCGCGCTGCTGGACAACGAAGGCCACGAAGTGCTGGCCGCCGGAAAAACGCTGAGCGACGAGCAGATCCGCGACATGAACTTCCTGGTGCAGGGCGTTCAGGGCAAGCTGACGCCATCAACCGGGAAACCATCATGAGCTACCAAGTCAAGGAAATTTTCTACACCCTGCAAGGCGAGGGCAGCCATGCCGGCCGGCCGGCGATTTTTTGCCGTTTCGCCGGCTGCAACCTGTGGTCGGGCCGCGAGCCCGACCGGGCCACGGCGGTCTGCCGGTTTTGCGACACCGATTTTGTCGGCACCGACGGCACGCTGGGCGGCAAGTTCAAAAATGCCGAAGCGCTGGCGGGCTGCATCGAAGCCCAGTGGCCTGCCGGCGACAGCGCCCACCGCTTCGTGGTGATGACCGGCGGCGAGCCGCTGCTGCAGGTCGATGGCGCGCTGATCGCTGCGCTGCATGCGCGTGGTTTTGTGATTGCCGTGGAAACCAACGGAACGATTGCCGCGCCGCCGGGCATCGACTGGATCTGCGTCAGCCCCAAGGCCGGCGCACCGTGGATTCAGCGCGAAGGCCATGAACTCAAGGTGGTCTGGCCGCAGCCAGCGCTCGACTGGGCCGAACTCGAAGCCGCGCGCTTCACGCACCGCTACCTGCAGCCGATGGACAATCCCGCGTGGCGCAACAATACCGAAGCCTGCATCGCGCTGTGCCTGGAAAATCCCGCCTGGCGGCTCAGCTTGCAGACGCACAAGATCACGGGCATCCGATGAACGGCGTTTCAATGATGATGTGCGAGCTGAGCCAGACCTTCTTTTTTGATGCCGCGCACACGCTGGACCGGGCGATTGAAACCGCCAGCAGCAAGCGCATCCACGGCCACACCTATAACGCCGAAGTGTTTTTGACCGGCCAGCCCGACCCGACAACCGGCATGGTGATCGACCTGGGGCTGGTGCGGCGCGAGGTGGCGCTGCTGCGCGAGCAGCTCGACCACCACCTGCTCGACGAAGTGGAGGGCCTGGGGCCGCCGACGCTGGAAAACCTGTGCCAGTTCATCTTCAGAAAGCTGCTGCCCGCGCTGCCGGCGCTGACCTCGGTACGGGTCTGGCGCACCTCGATTGGCGATGGCTGCCGGGTCAGCCGATAACCCTGGAATCAGGTAATCTTGCGCCCATGAAAGCCTATCGCGCCTCGGTACTTTACTTTTCCGGCCCTGGTCAGGCCGTGCTGGAATCGGACGGCCTGCTGGTCGTCGGGCCGGATGCCGCAGGCCGGCAGGTGGTGCAGGCGGTGGGGCCTTATCAGCAGTTGGCGCCGCGCTTTGCCGATGTGCCGACCGAGCATTTCCCCGGCCGCATCATCGCGCCGGGCTTTGTGGACATGCACATCCACTATCCGCAGATCGACGTGATCGGCTCGCCGGCCGAGGGCTTGCTGCCGTGGCTGGAGAATTACACGTTTCCACATGAAAAAAGGTTCTCTGCGCACGACTACAGTGCGCAAGCAGCTATGTTTTTCATAGCAGAACTGCTGCGCAACGGTGTCACCACGGCGCTGGCATTCGCGACCTCGCATCCCGAATCGGTCAACGCACTGTTTGCCGAAGCGCAAAAAAGCAATTTGCGCCTGATCACTGGCAAGGTGCTGATGGACCAGAACTCGCCCGATGGCGTGCGCGATCAAACCGAGCAAAGCCTGCTCGACACTGAAGCGCTGATCCGGCGCTGGCATGGCGTGGACCGGCTGGGTTACGCCATCACGCCGCGCTTTGTTCCGAGCTGCAGCGCGGCCCAGTTGCGCGGGGCCGGCGAGCTGGCGGCGAAATACCCGGACGTGTGGGTCCAGTCGCATGTCGCCGAGAACAAGGACGAAGTCGCCTGGGTCAAGAGCCTGTATCCCGAGGCCCGCAGCTACCTGAGCGTGTACGAGCAGTTCGGCCTGATGCGACCGCGCGCCATCTATGCCCACTGCATCCATTTCGACGACGAAGACCGCGCGCTGATGCGTGGCACGGGTGCGGCCGCCGCCGTCAGCCCGACCAGCAACCTGTTCCTGGGCAGCGGGTTTTTTGACTATGAAGGCGCCGACCGCGTGGGTTTTGGCTACGGGCTGGCCAGCGATGTCGGCGGCGGCACCTCGTTCAGTCCGTTTCACACCATGCTGGCGGCGTATTACGTCGGCCGGGAAGGGCAGACCAAGCCCGGCGTGTCACTGAGCCCGCAACACCTGTGGTGGCAGCACACGGGCGGCGCCGCGCAGGCGCTGGGCCTGGGAGGCGTGGTGGGCAACCTGCTGCCCGGCTGCGAGGCTGACTTTGTCGTGCTCAATCCGAAAGCCACGGCGCTGCTGGCCCGCAAGACCGCGCAGGCTGCCAGCCTGGATGAGTTGCTGTTTGCCC comes from Polaromonas naphthalenivorans CJ2 and encodes:
- the guaD gene encoding guanine deaminase — its product is MKAYRASVLYFSGPGQAVLESDGLLVVGPDAAGRQVVQAVGPYQQLAPRFADVPTEHFPGRIIAPGFVDMHIHYPQIDVIGSPAEGLLPWLENYTFPHEKRFSAHDYSAQAAMFFIAELLRNGVTTALAFATSHPESVNALFAEAQKSNLRLITGKVLMDQNSPDGVRDQTEQSLLDTEALIRRWHGVDRLGYAITPRFVPSCSAAQLRGAGELAAKYPDVWVQSHVAENKDEVAWVKSLYPEARSYLSVYEQFGLMRPRAIYAHCIHFDDEDRALMRGTGAAAAVSPTSNLFLGSGFFDYEGADRVGFGYGLASDVGGGTSFSPFHTMLAAYYVGREGQTKPGVSLSPQHLWWQHTGGAAQALGLGGVVGNLLPGCEADFVVLNPKATALLARKTAQAASLDELLFALIVLGDDRLVERVVIAAPVSAA
- a CDS encoding YbfB/YjiJ family MFS transporter, with the protein product MALIEKQATRPTASTPSGAWPIALAGLVALAVAMGIGRFAFTPILPMMLSDGVVDLPGASWLASANYLGYMLGAIFCTLQPWIWARLRWLPLLAYASLVRAGLLATGALTLAMAWQLPAAWPVLRLAAGITSAVVFVYTSGWCLARLSRLGVPAMGGVIYAGPGAGIVVSGLLASGMVSLHWTAATGWLIFGVLAFGLSATVWQVFDGGNERLAPRALHAPGVPGSESVRHGVAEVTVFSLAYGLAGFGYIISATFLPVIARAALPGSAWLDLFWPLFGLGVTLGALLATRLPPGKDFRGLLAGCYVLQAAGIAASLWSPSLAGFAIGSLLLGLPFTAITFFAMQEARRLRPASAASFMGLLSATYGVGQILGPPLVALLLRHAASTGEGFTLSLEIAAGTLLAGALLFGWMARAYPVQRRGEAPARA
- a CDS encoding BMP family ABC transporter substrate-binding protein, with amino-acid sequence MTDLQKRSLLKLAALSAVAAAALMGCGKKEEAAPAPAPAPAAAAPAKAEPLKVAFAYVGPVGDGGWTYAHDNGRKAVEKEFGDKVVTSFVEKVPESADAERVIRDMAGQGNQLIFGTTFGYMEPMLKVANDLKDVKFEHATGYKTAANMRTYDSRTYEGAYMAGVVAGKMSKTGTLGVVGSVPIPEVVRNINSFTLGAQSVNPAIKTKVVWVNEWFNPPKETEAATALINGGADVLFQNTDSSAVLQTAEKMGKRAFGWDSDMTAYGPKAHLASAVINWGPYYIKAVGDALQGKWAGGTSAWWGVKEGAIDLVSIAADVPDDTKKRIDEVKAGLKDGSFSIWKGPIMDNTGKELLAKDVVADDKFLGGLKTYVKGVEGKVPGN
- a CDS encoding ABC transporter permease — protein: MDSTALLLAATLSAGTVLAIASLGLLINEKAGIVNLGAEGMMLCAAIAGFATVIHTGNTWLGFAAGMAAGAFLAAIFGGLVIWLNTNQYATGLALTLFGTGFSAFAGIKYVQEKLPEQTQYPIPYLADIPFFGPALFRQHPMVYVAMALTGGLIWFLYRTRAGLVLRSVGESPESAHALGYPVRRIRLAAVMAGGALCGLAGAYVSLVYTPLWVEGMIAGKGWIALALTTFATWRPARVLLGAYLFGGVTMLQFHLQGLGVNVPSQLLSMLPYLATIVVLVLISRNPLWIRVNMPSSIGKPFYPGA
- a CDS encoding ABC transporter permease gives rise to the protein MKLEMRPQPSSFWSYASPILALLITVAIGIGLFMALGKDPVKGLQVFFWEPVRSPYALGELLVKATPLLIIALGLAVCFRSNVWNIGAEGQFVMGALAAGGIALLADKTTGPWIIPAILAAGVLGGMAWAGITAFLRDRFNANEILVSLMLVYVAELILNYMVFGPWKDPAGYNFPQTRTFEAVTQIPRLMQGSRVTVGILLALAGVAALWLYLYRTYAGFAQEVSGQAPAAARYAGFSSRRALWVALLISGGAAGLAGALEVAGPIGQLTPYVPAGYGFAAIIVAFVGRLHPVGVVFSAILMSMFYIGGELAQSRLGLPKSITGVFQGLLLFNLLACDTLIAYRLQLFKPLPVSAQGGR
- a CDS encoding BMP family ABC transporter substrate-binding protein, with amino-acid sequence MYKNLAATLVAACFISPAFPQSPPLKIGFVYVAPVTDAGWVHQHDEGRKAVEAALGGQVKTTYVENVAEGADAERVIRDLASQGNQLIFTPSFGYMEPTLKVARDFPGVKFESITGYKTAPNVAVANARYYEGRYLAGIAAGRLSGNAGYVAGFPIPEVIQGINAFTLGMRSVNPTATVKVVWLGAWFDPPREREAAMTLFNQGVDIMAFHTGSDAVMRAAQERGKLAVAYHSDMRKVAPDAQVLAITHQWGSYYTNRAKAVLAGNWKSGALWGGVKEGMIRVDSFGPKVPKPVADEVLARQRDIAAGRLHPFKARTALLDNEGHEVLAAGKTLSDEQIRDMNFLVQGVQGKLTPSTGKPS
- the queE gene encoding 7-carboxy-7-deazaguanine synthase is translated as MSYQVKEIFYTLQGEGSHAGRPAIFCRFAGCNLWSGREPDRATAVCRFCDTDFVGTDGTLGGKFKNAEALAGCIEAQWPAGDSAHRFVVMTGGEPLLQVDGALIAALHARGFVIAVETNGTIAAPPGIDWICVSPKAGAPWIQREGHELKVVWPQPALDWAELEAARFTHRYLQPMDNPAWRNNTEACIALCLENPAWRLSLQTHKITGIR
- a CDS encoding adenosine deaminase: MNLVKPVAADRLPALLRLMPKAELHIHIEGSLEPELIFALARRNGVALPYASVDALRSAYAFTNLQSFLDIYYAGASVLLTEQDFYDMARAYLLKAAQDNVIHTELFFDPQTHTARGVPMETVINGLHRACVDAQAEMGVSASLILCFLRHLSEEDAFETLEQALPFQDKFIGIGLDSGEVGNPPEKFARVFARCRELGFHLVAHAGEEGPPAYVWTALDVLKVERIDHGVQSSRDALLMQRLAQDRIALTVCPLSNLKLCVFPDLASHNLRQLLDAGLAATVNSDDPAYFGGYMNENFTQTFAAGPFNAEHAYRLARNSFEASFIDEAAKARHIGRLDETFATFQ
- a CDS encoding 6-pyruvoyl trahydropterin synthase family protein, whose translation is MMCELSQTFFFDAAHTLDRAIETASSKRIHGHTYNAEVFLTGQPDPTTGMVIDLGLVRREVALLREQLDHHLLDEVEGLGPPTLENLCQFIFRKLLPALPALTSVRVWRTSIGDGCRVSR